A region of Vibrio tubiashii ATCC 19109 DNA encodes the following proteins:
- a CDS encoding undecaprenyl-phosphate glucose phosphotransferase: MDMTTQSKVKFGEEESSALYRIIDGFVIIIFLLAVSTIYLGDFSKIYTISGLVSALLFVFFAEQSGLYRYNGVFVQRHEFKNIISAWLQTLLVLLLFAFFTKWTEVHSRVVITTWMLATPALLISSRLVGNSLIRAHYKKHQYKQKAIIVGVSNAGIRLAHDMANDKSSNLDFVGFYDDREPSRLAKDGLSKPILGSIKDSVEKAKKREIRHVYIALPMGEVQRVKDVVKMFSDTTARVYLIPDIYTYELMQARWRTIGNSPTISVQDTPFYGLASVVKRAEDILLASIITFLISPILLMVAIGVKLSGPGPIIFKQMRYGLDGAAIKVWKFRSMSTTDNGNVVKQATKNDPRVTKFGAFIRKTSLDELPQFINVIQGRMSIVGPRPHAVAHNEEYRQIVDKYMLRHKVKPGITGLAQISGYRGETDTLEKMEKRVEYDLKYIQSWSLGLDLRIIFLTIFKGFIGKTAY, from the coding sequence ATGGATATGACCACGCAAAGTAAAGTTAAATTCGGAGAGGAAGAGTCTAGTGCTCTCTATCGAATAATTGATGGATTTGTAATTATAATTTTCCTCCTTGCAGTATCCACAATTTATTTAGGTGATTTTTCGAAAATTTATACTATTTCAGGCTTAGTCTCAGCTTTGCTTTTTGTGTTTTTTGCCGAACAATCCGGTTTGTACCGATATAATGGTGTATTTGTTCAGCGTCATGAATTTAAGAATATTATCAGTGCATGGCTTCAAACACTGCTTGTACTGTTGTTGTTTGCGTTCTTTACCAAATGGACGGAAGTCCACTCCAGAGTAGTAATCACCACTTGGATGCTTGCCACACCCGCATTGTTGATTTCCAGTCGCCTAGTTGGAAACTCTCTTATCCGTGCACATTACAAAAAACACCAATATAAGCAAAAAGCGATTATTGTCGGTGTTTCAAATGCAGGCATTCGCTTAGCGCATGATATGGCAAATGACAAATCGTCTAACCTTGATTTTGTGGGGTTTTATGATGATAGAGAGCCAAGTCGCCTTGCAAAGGATGGCCTTAGTAAGCCGATTTTGGGATCGATTAAAGATTCGGTCGAGAAGGCAAAAAAACGCGAGATTCGCCATGTTTACATTGCATTACCAATGGGTGAAGTTCAGCGCGTAAAAGACGTCGTGAAAATGTTTTCTGATACCACGGCAAGAGTCTATCTGATACCCGACATTTATACCTATGAGCTAATGCAGGCCCGTTGGCGCACGATTGGCAATAGCCCAACAATTAGTGTTCAAGATACTCCATTTTATGGTCTAGCCAGTGTTGTAAAACGCGCAGAAGATATTTTGTTAGCGAGCATTATTACTTTTCTAATTAGCCCCATTTTATTGATGGTTGCAATTGGGGTTAAGTTGTCTGGTCCAGGTCCAATTATTTTTAAGCAAATGCGTTATGGATTGGATGGGGCGGCGATTAAGGTTTGGAAGTTTCGCTCGATGAGTACTACGGATAATGGCAACGTCGTAAAGCAAGCAACGAAAAATGATCCAAGAGTCACCAAGTTTGGAGCATTTATTCGAAAAACGTCTCTCGATGAGTTGCCTCAATTTATTAATGTCATTCAAGGTCGAATGTCAATTGTTGGTCCAAGACCACATGCCGTTGCACATAACGAAGAATATCGACAAATAGTCGATAAATATATGCTTCGACACAAGGTAAAACCAGGAATTACAGGTTTGGCTCAGATCAGTGGTTATCGAGGCGAAACCGATACGTTAGAGAAAATGGAAAAACGAGTAGAGTATGATCTCAAATATATTCAAAGCTGGAGCCTGGGCCTAGATTTGAGAATCATCTTTTTAACAATATTCAAAGGCTTTATTGGAAAAACGGCATATTAA
- a CDS encoding outer membrane beta-barrel protein, whose translation MKLGNSAILFTVLSGCVCYAVSASEERGYVTDSGIRVTPLFESSLEHNDNIGRFSSNQRSESSGILVLEPGIALESDRGGNEHLVAYQISSGTYFDSSDDNFLDHKFVTNNFIRLNAKHGVSFNYNLLFLHEERGTGLSAGDTLATIVTDPVEYVINDVNSTYVYGSEGAQGRLELSLGYLDRSYKNYREISDPNLSQLSTKYKDFDEVSGGGAFYYRAMPATQALFEIELVQRSYDLLDPSTNRSQDSLDHFYMVGSKWDISGKTTGKLRLGLQNKDYEDSQKDQFTGFSWDVDLQWNPLEHSEVTLLGGQRARDPDQGSNYVKDMFLSSGWKHYWQSNIYSDVELTLRNSDYSSSNRDDDFYSNRLALGYTFNDITDLVLGWEYERVNSTINENSYKQNIWFMSVNLVL comes from the coding sequence ATGAAACTTGGGAATTCAGCAATTTTATTTACAGTGCTGTCTGGCTGTGTCTGCTATGCCGTATCTGCTTCAGAAGAACGTGGTTATGTGACGGACTCCGGTATTCGAGTCACTCCATTATTTGAAAGTAGTCTAGAACACAATGACAACATTGGTCGCTTCTCTAGTAACCAACGTTCAGAGTCTTCAGGCATCTTGGTTTTAGAGCCCGGTATTGCTTTAGAATCGGATCGTGGTGGGAACGAGCATTTAGTGGCTTATCAGATCTCGTCTGGGACTTACTTTGACAGTAGTGATGATAACTTTCTAGATCATAAGTTCGTTACCAATAACTTTATTAGGCTTAATGCTAAGCACGGTGTTTCATTCAATTACAACCTGCTCTTTTTACATGAAGAACGCGGTACTGGGCTTAGCGCCGGTGACACATTAGCAACGATCGTTACTGACCCAGTTGAGTACGTGATCAACGATGTCAACAGCACTTATGTATACGGCAGTGAGGGGGCTCAAGGGCGACTCGAACTTTCTCTGGGGTATTTAGACCGTAGTTATAAGAACTACCGCGAAATCAGCGACCCAAATCTGTCGCAATTAAGTACTAAGTATAAAGATTTTGATGAAGTGAGTGGTGGTGGTGCGTTTTACTATCGCGCGATGCCAGCAACTCAAGCCTTGTTTGAAATCGAGTTGGTTCAGCGTAGCTATGATTTACTCGACCCTTCGACTAATCGCTCTCAAGATAGCTTAGATCACTTCTACATGGTCGGTTCTAAGTGGGATATCTCCGGTAAAACCACCGGTAAGCTCCGTTTAGGTCTTCAAAACAAAGATTATGAAGACTCGCAAAAAGATCAGTTTACCGGATTTAGCTGGGATGTGGATTTGCAGTGGAATCCTTTAGAGCATTCAGAAGTGACGCTATTGGGGGGGCAGCGAGCTCGCGATCCAGATCAAGGCAGCAACTATGTGAAAGACATGTTCCTATCTTCGGGTTGGAAGCACTACTGGCAAAGTAACATCTACAGCGATGTTGAGTTAACGCTTAGAAATAGTGATTATTCAAGCTCTAACCGAGATGACGATTTCTACTCTAACAGGTTGGCACTCGGTTACACCTTTAATGATATTACGGATTTGGTTTTAGGTTGGGAGTATGAACGTGTCAACTCAACCATCAATGAAAATAGTTACAAGCAGAACATCTGGTTCATGTCTGTAAACTTAGTCCTGTAA
- a CDS encoding polysaccharide biosynthesis/export family protein has protein sequence MLFSLQAVAFQGTYKLGAGDKIQISVYGEDDLSIKELYINNSGSFDYPYLGQLKAIGKTPEQLKQEIYSGLKGDYLISPKVRVSVVGFRSIYVNGEVKKPGGYEYQPGLTVDKAIALAGGFTDRAARNKVFVSKAGEDDTKNKAKLSSSVLPGDIIVIEQSFF, from the coding sequence ATGCTGTTTAGTTTACAAGCTGTCGCATTCCAAGGAACGTACAAACTGGGTGCAGGAGATAAAATCCAGATCTCCGTATATGGTGAGGATGACTTATCCATTAAAGAGCTTTACATCAACAACAGTGGGAGTTTTGACTACCCATACTTAGGTCAATTGAAAGCAATTGGTAAGACTCCCGAGCAGCTTAAGCAGGAAATCTATAGCGGTCTAAAAGGTGATTACCTTATCTCACCAAAAGTACGCGTATCTGTGGTTGGATTTAGAAGCATTTATGTGAATGGAGAAGTGAAGAAACCTGGTGGCTATGAATATCAGCCAGGACTGACTGTAGATAAAGCGATCGCACTCGCAGGTGGATTTACTGATAGAGCGGCTAGGAACAAAGTATTTGTTTCAAAAGCTGGTGAAGACGATACGAAGAATAAAGCAAAGCTCTCTTCATCCGTCTTACCTGGTGACATTATCGTCATTGAGCAAAGTTTCTTTTAG
- a CDS encoding GumC family protein yields the protein MHSQSETVPQSQLLDLGYYIHLIKTRWLPIVTFAVLCSAIAILVVLSITPVYKATATLLIDSSTKKAVSIEEVVGFDTSTKEYYQTQLEILKSNQVAQRVIDKLELAHFEEFNSALKHSEPGIVSQLKLALKSLPVLKAYMSETAKEPTAEEVEEQINRKVLKAFKAKLSISPVRKTQLVRISFESEDPQLAAQIANEVGHAFIENNLESKLLATEQATSWINTRLSELKNKLDESETKLLAFLKKQELIDDSGIVALTSSELSNLTDRIAKATEKRIETQAVYSALRNSNSKDVTTLASIPLISNHPQIRDIRQAESEAVKRVSELSKRYGPKHDKMIQAQAQLETISHRANRVVAKLVNGIEKELTSAVNQERLLRDELLAKKDEFQELSLVKREYDVLKRDVDTNAKLYDLFLTRQKEASATSDFSSSNARFSDYALVPEAPSKPNRKLIVVLAFAISLGFALVVVIAQDAFNNTIESSRDFENKLGLLPTGTIPKIKDKMYKKSPLDSSVFANDKFTVFQESVDSIRTSLVLSLHNTQRKLIAVSSSVPGEGKTTTSVNLALSFSKLERVLLVDCDLRKPSIAQRFKLNPSTPGLVNHLLMNNPLEECITSIEGTNLDVMSAGMVAPDPQELLGSQGFTELIEKLETKYDRIIIDTPPILPVKDSFIVGKMTGGIILVLKANSTTKSVYKHTMTLFTKHKIVIDGVVLNQVPAAKKGKHTYSEYATYAYGQS from the coding sequence ATGCATTCCCAATCTGAGACTGTTCCACAATCTCAACTTCTAGATCTTGGCTACTATATTCATTTGATTAAGACCAGATGGTTGCCAATTGTAACGTTTGCAGTGCTATGTAGCGCGATTGCGATACTGGTTGTGTTATCAATTACCCCTGTCTATAAAGCAACGGCCACTTTACTTATAGACTCGTCAACGAAAAAAGCGGTTTCTATTGAAGAAGTCGTTGGCTTTGATACCAGTACTAAAGAGTACTATCAAACTCAGCTTGAAATACTCAAGTCAAACCAAGTCGCTCAACGAGTTATCGACAAGTTAGAGTTGGCACATTTTGAGGAATTTAACTCAGCGCTTAAGCATTCTGAGCCGGGAATTGTTTCGCAGCTTAAGTTAGCATTAAAAAGCTTGCCTGTCCTAAAAGCTTATATGAGTGAGACGGCTAAAGAGCCGACTGCTGAGGAAGTTGAAGAGCAAATTAACCGCAAGGTATTAAAAGCCTTTAAAGCCAAACTGTCCATTTCACCAGTGCGTAAAACCCAGCTCGTTAGGATCAGTTTCGAATCAGAAGATCCGCAGCTTGCAGCACAAATCGCAAATGAAGTGGGGCACGCGTTCATAGAGAATAACTTAGAATCTAAGTTACTCGCTACGGAACAAGCGACCAGTTGGATCAATACTCGTTTGAGTGAACTCAAGAACAAGTTGGATGAATCTGAAACTAAGCTACTCGCTTTCCTAAAGAAGCAAGAGTTGATTGATGATAGCGGAATTGTGGCGCTAACGAGCTCTGAACTATCAAACCTTACTGACCGTATTGCTAAGGCGACAGAGAAACGTATCGAGACTCAGGCGGTTTACAGCGCGCTAAGAAATAGCAATAGTAAAGATGTCACTACCTTAGCCTCTATACCTCTGATCTCTAATCACCCCCAAATCCGAGACATTCGTCAAGCAGAGTCTGAGGCAGTTAAGCGTGTCAGTGAGCTTTCGAAACGCTATGGGCCAAAACACGACAAAATGATTCAAGCACAGGCACAGTTGGAAACTATTTCACATCGTGCGAACCGCGTCGTAGCCAAATTGGTCAATGGTATTGAAAAGGAGCTAACGAGCGCTGTTAACCAAGAACGTCTGTTAAGAGATGAGTTATTGGCAAAGAAAGATGAGTTCCAAGAGCTCAGTTTAGTCAAGCGAGAATACGATGTCTTAAAACGAGATGTTGACACCAACGCCAAACTATATGATCTGTTCCTGACAAGACAGAAAGAGGCTTCTGCAACCAGTGATTTTAGCTCATCTAACGCAAGGTTTAGTGACTATGCATTGGTACCGGAAGCGCCAAGTAAGCCTAATCGCAAACTTATAGTGGTGCTCGCGTTTGCCATCAGTTTAGGCTTTGCATTGGTCGTGGTTATCGCTCAGGATGCGTTCAACAATACAATCGAATCTTCACGGGATTTTGAAAACAAGCTTGGGCTGTTGCCTACTGGCACAATTCCAAAGATTAAAGACAAAATGTACAAAAAATCGCCGCTTGACTCTAGCGTGTTTGCAAATGACAAGTTCACGGTTTTTCAAGAGTCCGTCGATTCAATACGTACTTCTTTGGTCCTTAGTCTTCACAATACGCAAAGAAAGCTGATTGCTGTTTCGTCTTCGGTACCGGGAGAAGGCAAAACGACCACTTCTGTAAATTTAGCACTTTCTTTCTCTAAGCTAGAGAGAGTCCTATTAGTCGACTGTGACTTAAGAAAACCTTCAATTGCCCAAAGATTCAAACTGAATCCATCGACGCCTGGTTTGGTTAATCATCTATTGATGAACAATCCACTTGAAGAGTGTATTACCAGTATCGAAGGGACGAATTTGGATGTTATGAGTGCAGGCATGGTCGCCCCCGATCCTCAAGAGCTATTAGGCAGTCAAGGCTTTACAGAATTGATTGAAAAACTGGAAACGAAGTACGACCGCATCATCATTGATACACCGCCAATACTTCCGGTCAAAGACTCATTTATCGTTGGCAAGATGACGGGTGGAATCATCCTCGTTCTAAAAGCAAACAGTACAACCAAGTCTGTTTATAAACACACAATGACTCTCTTTACCAAGCACAAAATTGTTATCGATGGCGTGGTACTCAACCAAGTTCCAGCAGCGAAAAAAGGGAAACATACATATTCAGAGTACGCGACGTATGCGTATGGGCAATCGTAG
- the wecB gene encoding non-hydrolyzing UDP-N-acetylglucosamine 2-epimerase — MEKNIKVLSVFGTRPEAIKMAPLVHELAAATGIESKVCVTAQHREMLDQVLELFEIQPDYDLDIMKPGQSLYEVTSNIMLGLKPILESFAPDIVLVHGDTATTLSTSLAAYYQQIAIGHVEAGLRTQNIYSPWPEEGNRKLTGALTKLHFAPTRTSYENLRKESIEQGVHITGNTVVDALLAVSEKLEKDPELSVVYANKFAQIDSRKKMVLVTGHRRESFGSGFENICQALKEIAEKHSDCQIVYPVHLNPNVREPVNRLLSHTDNVILIEPQDYLPFVYLMNKAHLILTDSGGIQEEAPSLGKPVLVMRNTTERPEAVEAGTVKLVGTDKDTIVNEVETLLLNEEAYKNMSLAHNPYGDGKASQRIVDIIKEHF, encoded by the coding sequence ATGGAAAAGAATATTAAGGTACTTTCAGTTTTTGGAACGCGCCCAGAAGCAATCAAGATGGCTCCGTTAGTCCATGAATTAGCAGCAGCCACTGGAATTGAATCCAAGGTATGTGTTACCGCGCAACATAGAGAAATGCTTGATCAAGTATTAGAGTTATTTGAAATTCAGCCTGATTATGATTTGGATATCATGAAACCGGGTCAATCTCTTTATGAGGTGACGTCAAACATTATGTTGGGTCTTAAGCCGATCTTAGAATCGTTTGCTCCTGATATCGTGTTAGTGCATGGCGATACGGCTACGACTTTATCAACCAGTCTTGCCGCTTACTATCAGCAAATTGCTATTGGTCACGTTGAAGCGGGTCTACGCACTCAGAATATTTACTCTCCTTGGCCTGAAGAAGGAAACCGTAAACTTACTGGTGCGCTAACTAAATTGCACTTCGCGCCGACAAGAACTTCATACGAGAACTTGCGTAAAGAGAGCATTGAGCAAGGGGTTCACATTACAGGGAACACGGTGGTAGATGCATTGCTTGCAGTTAGTGAGAAGTTAGAAAAAGATCCTGAACTTTCTGTTGTATATGCCAATAAATTTGCTCAAATAGACAGCCGTAAAAAAATGGTTTTGGTCACCGGGCATAGACGTGAGAGTTTTGGCAGTGGGTTTGAAAATATTTGTCAGGCTCTGAAGGAGATCGCCGAAAAACATTCAGACTGTCAAATTGTCTACCCAGTGCATTTAAACCCAAACGTTAGGGAGCCCGTTAATCGACTTCTTTCTCACACAGACAACGTAATCTTAATTGAACCACAAGACTATTTGCCGTTTGTATACCTGATGAACAAAGCACATCTGATTCTGACAGATTCTGGTGGTATTCAAGAAGAAGCGCCTTCATTGGGCAAGCCAGTCCTTGTGATGAGAAACACAACAGAGCGTCCAGAAGCGGTCGAAGCGGGCACTGTTAAGTTGGTTGGCACAGATAAAGATACCATTGTTAATGAGGTCGAAACGTTACTACTTAATGAAGAGGCTTATAAAAACATGAGCCTAGCGCACAATCCTTACGGTGATGGTAAGGCAAGCCAGCGTATCGTCGACATTATTAAAGAACATTTTTAG
- the wecC gene encoding UDP-N-acetyl-D-mannosamine dehydrogenase, with protein sequence MSFKTVSVIGLGYIGLPTAAVVASRGINVIGVDVNQNAVETINAGNIHIVEPDLDIIVKGVVATGNLRATTEPEKADAFMVAVPTPFLQSDCGDHKPDLSYVEAAARAIAPVLEKGNLVVLESTSPVGATEKLANWLKEARPDLSFPQDCGDSADIKIAHCPERVLPGYVIQELVSNDRVIGGLSAACSERASELYKTFVRGECIVTNARTAEMAKLTENSFRDVNIAFANELSIICEKLKINVWELIKLSNRHPRVNILNPGPGVGGHCIAVDPWFIVDSAPDDAKLIRQARLVNDSKPFHVIEQIEKSADEFKRPVVACLGLAFKADIDDLRESPALQIVEELTQRDVGELLLVEPNIEELPNNLEQKGLELTSFESAIERANIVVVLVDHKQFKLADKTSFAKKVIIDTRGL encoded by the coding sequence ATGTCTTTTAAAACAGTTTCTGTAATCGGATTAGGTTATATCGGTTTGCCAACGGCGGCTGTAGTCGCATCACGTGGTATCAACGTTATTGGTGTCGATGTTAACCAAAATGCTGTAGAGACGATTAACGCGGGCAATATTCATATCGTTGAACCAGATCTAGATATCATCGTTAAGGGTGTTGTTGCGACAGGTAACTTAAGAGCCACGACAGAACCAGAAAAAGCCGATGCATTTATGGTGGCCGTCCCAACGCCATTTTTACAAAGCGATTGTGGAGACCACAAACCAGACCTTTCTTATGTAGAAGCAGCAGCGCGAGCGATTGCGCCAGTTCTTGAGAAAGGAAATCTTGTTGTTCTAGAATCAACATCTCCAGTGGGCGCTACAGAAAAGCTGGCCAATTGGCTGAAAGAAGCGCGACCAGACTTAAGCTTTCCTCAAGATTGTGGGGACAGCGCAGATATTAAAATTGCCCACTGCCCAGAGCGTGTCCTGCCGGGTTACGTTATTCAGGAACTGGTTTCAAATGATCGCGTGATTGGTGGTCTTTCAGCGGCGTGTAGTGAGCGAGCTTCAGAACTTTACAAAACGTTTGTACGCGGCGAGTGTATCGTAACCAATGCTCGAACAGCAGAAATGGCGAAGCTTACAGAGAACTCTTTCCGAGACGTCAATATTGCCTTTGCCAATGAACTTTCCATCATTTGTGAAAAATTGAAAATCAACGTATGGGAATTGATCAAGCTTTCTAATCGTCACCCTAGGGTAAATATTTTGAACCCTGGTCCAGGTGTAGGTGGCCACTGTATCGCTGTTGACCCATGGTTTATCGTCGATAGTGCACCTGATGATGCGAAACTGATCCGTCAAGCTCGACTTGTTAACGACTCAAAACCATTCCATGTTATCGAGCAAATCGAGAAATCTGCCGATGAGTTTAAACGTCCAGTTGTTGCATGTTTGGGGTTAGCGTTTAAAGCCGACATCGATGATCTGCGTGAAAGTCCCGCTCTGCAAATTGTGGAGGAGTTAACTCAACGCGATGTGGGTGAGTTGCTGCTAGTTGAACCAAACATCGAAGAGCTACCAAATAATTTAGAGCAAAAAGGACTGGAGCTTACGTCATTTGAAAGTGCAATTGAGCGAGCCAATATCGTTGTAGTTCTAGTAGATCACAAACAATTTAAGCTCGCTGACAAAACAAGCTTTGCTAAAAAAGTGATCATTGATACACGAGGTTTATAG
- a CDS encoding glycosyltransferase produces the protein MAKLSGYDGIVCFAGEDWWYHNKGHFDMKVMEEFSKNQKVIFINSVGMRVPKPGKTTNIVQKIKRKLASISKGMVQVEENFYVYSPFYIPGKTFSAISNLLLKLQVKALTKKLGMTQPLTWVVTPTVSKAINLRKFDVIYQRTDKNEMLSDGDSEFIEQSVEALKRDAKLVIYSSKALQNKESNAVKDSLHVSHGVADVFFNKSLIEQPTEMKASDRAKVVFVGAIDSHTFDLSLLLYSAKALANTDFYLIGEVSMGEKLQREDVPNNVHFLGKKAQNEVPSYLHNADVLAMFWQGNEWIEYCSPVKFKEYLTAGKPIVSTFFNGWNEFGTSNINVSNDYDEFVDNLRCAIQNGERQRLDMDSERWSHKARLIAEKLNEA, from the coding sequence ATGGCTAAGCTAAGTGGATACGACGGCATTGTATGTTTTGCTGGCGAAGATTGGTGGTATCACAATAAAGGCCACTTCGATATGAAGGTGATGGAAGAGTTTTCTAAGAATCAGAAAGTTATTTTCATCAACTCAGTCGGAATGAGAGTGCCTAAACCCGGTAAAACAACCAACATCGTGCAGAAAATTAAGCGTAAGCTCGCGAGTATTTCAAAAGGCATGGTGCAAGTTGAAGAAAATTTTTACGTGTATTCACCGTTTTATATTCCAGGCAAAACCTTCTCCGCTATTTCCAATCTACTGTTGAAGTTGCAGGTTAAGGCGCTTACTAAAAAGCTAGGAATGACTCAACCCCTAACTTGGGTAGTGACACCAACGGTTTCGAAGGCGATAAACTTGAGAAAGTTTGATGTGATTTATCAGCGAACTGATAAAAACGAAATGCTATCAGATGGTGATTCTGAGTTTATCGAGCAAAGCGTAGAGGCTCTTAAACGTGACGCTAAACTGGTGATCTATTCATCAAAGGCGCTTCAAAATAAAGAAAGCAATGCTGTAAAGGACAGCTTACATGTTTCGCATGGTGTGGCAGATGTTTTCTTTAACAAGAGCTTAATTGAGCAACCCACAGAGATGAAAGCGTCAGATAGAGCGAAAGTTGTATTTGTAGGTGCGATTGATTCGCACACCTTCGATCTTAGCCTGTTGCTCTATTCCGCCAAAGCGTTGGCCAACACTGACTTCTACTTGATCGGTGAGGTGAGTATGGGGGAAAAACTCCAGAGGGAAGATGTACCCAATAATGTTCATTTTCTTGGTAAAAAGGCTCAAAACGAAGTGCCTTCATACCTACACAATGCTGATGTTTTAGCCATGTTCTGGCAAGGGAATGAATGGATAGAGTATTGCTCACCGGTCAAATTTAAAGAGTACCTAACTGCTGGAAAACCGATCGTTTCAACTTTTTTCAATGGCTGGAATGAATTTGGCACTTCGAACATCAATGTATCCAATGACTATGATGAATTTGTCGATAACCTACGCTGCGCGATTCAAAATGGTGAGCGACAAAGACTAGACATGGACTCTGAGCGTTGGTCACACAAAGCGCGACTGATTGCAGAGAAGTTAAATGAAGCATAA
- a CDS encoding MATE family efflux transporter, with protein sequence MKHKVFTALADQMLYSGGTFIFFVCLANVEGELTLGAYSLCLATAIFFQGIQRNLVSIPLSISDDMSDELVSSLNQTSILSSLIIGLVSSSIIAVFCYVNSLDIVKWASYYLLLSLSLWSYEFKRRLLWRRTDYSNILKLCGGYSLLLIAFGSVLYFLSVEIIYAYPLAFVVAAALIKTNVKVNWSYDRYFVTKQLKHQRYEILSGFAFGGYNNLLIISSGFVFGPSMVALLSVARNLLQPVQVLISAVDSFDKVDSSKKYHSSGKSALLKSLMRSMAIVAVIAAPYMALTVSFSEEINQLLYSGKYSDLVEILLPFSLAYILMIVGHFLENALYITKMAKSLFFNRIICAFLAQAFLVISISYIGVVAMPSSMAVGWLVIVILTLRKITDIERDYQNQ encoded by the coding sequence ATGAAGCATAAGGTCTTTACGGCACTAGCGGATCAGATGCTCTATTCAGGGGGCACGTTCATCTTCTTCGTATGCTTAGCCAACGTAGAAGGTGAGCTCACGCTTGGCGCATATTCACTATGTTTAGCAACGGCTATTTTTTTTCAAGGAATACAGAGAAACTTAGTCTCTATCCCTCTCTCAATCTCAGATGATATGAGTGATGAGTTGGTCAGTTCTTTAAATCAGACATCGATTTTGTCTTCACTAATTATCGGCTTAGTTAGTAGCAGCATCATCGCGGTGTTTTGCTATGTTAATTCGCTCGATATCGTAAAGTGGGCGTCTTATTATTTACTATTGAGTTTATCGCTTTGGAGCTATGAGTTTAAAAGGCGACTCCTGTGGAGGAGGACTGATTACTCAAACATTCTAAAGTTGTGTGGTGGATATTCGCTACTGCTTATTGCATTCGGTTCCGTACTATACTTTCTGTCAGTAGAAATTATCTATGCTTATCCGTTAGCTTTTGTCGTAGCAGCGGCTCTTATTAAAACAAATGTCAAAGTCAATTGGAGCTATGATAGGTATTTTGTCACCAAACAGTTAAAACACCAGAGGTATGAAATACTTAGCGGTTTTGCTTTTGGTGGGTACAACAACCTGCTGATTATCTCTTCGGGTTTTGTATTCGGCCCAAGTATGGTCGCTTTGCTGTCTGTGGCGAGAAATCTACTTCAACCTGTTCAAGTGTTGATTAGCGCGGTTGATTCCTTTGATAAAGTCGATTCATCTAAGAAGTATCATAGCAGCGGTAAATCGGCGTTGCTTAAGAGCTTAATGAGGTCAATGGCAATTGTAGCGGTCATTGCTGCCCCTTATATGGCGTTGACAGTGTCTTTTTCCGAAGAAATAAATCAGTTGTTATATTCAGGAAAGTACAGTGACTTAGTGGAGATATTACTTCCATTCTCACTCGCTTATATTCTTATGATCGTTGGGCATTTTTTAGAGAATGCTTTGTACATTACTAAGATGGCTAAGAGCTTGTTTTTTAATCGTATTATATGTGCTTTTCTAGCTCAGGCTTTTTTAGTGATTTCTATAAGTTACATCGGCGTTGTCGCAATGCCGAGCTCAATGGCGGTTGGGTGGTTAGTAATCGTCATATTAACTCTAAGAAAAATAACGGATATAGAACGTGATTATCAGAATCAGTAA